DNA from Acidobacteriota bacterium:
TCGAGCTGGAGATCGAGGCCGAGCCGGCGCAGCCGCGCGCCGCCGAGGACGCCGACCTGGTCGCGGTTGTAGAGGGCGACGAGCTCCGAGTCGGCCCCGGCCACCCAGGCGTTGCGGCTCTTGAACCAGGTCAGGGTCAGGAACTCGCCGTCGGCCCGGGACCCGGCCGTGGCGCTCAGCCGCAGGCTCGACAGGGTGTCGTAGTAGGTGTTGTAGCCGGCCGAGGCGTCCAGGCTGAACTTCGCCCGGGGATAGAACCGGAGCGTCCCGGTGATCTCCGAGAAACGCGGCGGCCGGCCGTCGACCGGGTAGATCGACAGGGGTCCGTCCTCCGGCGAAAAGTAATAGGTCTGGCCCAGGCCGAGCGAGAAGACCTCGACCGACCGGCCGCCGGCGCCCTTGAAGAGGAAGCGGTCGGTGACGCCGTAGCTGACCTGGTGGTAGCGGAAAAAACCGTAGTTGGTGACGACGCGGTCGCTGGCGTTGGTCGGGCTGTCGTAGGAATAGGTGACATAGGGCTCGATGATGTTCTTGAGCCGGGCCCGGCCGCTCCGGCCGTAGAAGAGCCGGTAGAAGACCGGGCCGACGATCTCGACGGCGGCCGCCAGGTTGCGGGTGAACAGCGGCTCGGCGACGATGGCCCCCGTCCCGGCCGGGTCGAGGCTCTGGCCGTAATAGCTGAGGTTGGCCGTGACCGTCGTCGTCGCCGTGAGCCAGGGGATCGAGGAGAAGGGCAGGCTCAGCGACGGGCTCAGGGTCAGGCGGGTCGAGCGCCTCTCCGTCCCGGCCTGGTATTGCGACTTCCAGCCGTACTGGGAGCGGACGAGCGAGGCGGCCAGGGAGAAGTAGACCGGGGCGAAGAGCCTGGTCTTGAAGACGTTGAAGTTGACCTGGGGCAGGGAGGTCGAGACATTGGAGTCGCCGGCCTGGGAGAAGTAGGTCTCGAAGCGCGAGGCCCGGACGCTCAGGTTGAACCGGCGCCACGACCGCGTCACGTAGGCCTGGGACGTCCGGGTGTAGGACAGGGCCCGCTGGAAGTTGTTGTCGAACTCGCGCAGGAAGCTGAACGAGGTCTGGTAATCGACGTTGGCCGCCAGGGAGAAGCCCAGGGGCAGGGCCTGGGTGTGATCGAGGCGGATGATCGAGGAATTGCCGGGCCGGGCGCCGTCGGCCTGCCGCCGGGAGATGAAATAATAGAGGTTGAGGTCGCCCCTGGTCCCGCCGGGGAAGAGATAGCGATACTCGAGGCCGGCGCCGGTGCCGCGCTTCGAGTAGACGTCGATCCCGGCGGTCAGATCCATGTTCGGGGCGATGGCCCAGTAATAGCTCTCGGTGACGGACAGGCCCTTCTCGCCGCCGTAGCCGAACTGCGGCGCGAGGAAGCCCGAGGCCCGGTCCTTCAGCGGATAGCGGAGGTAGGGCAGATAGAGGACGGGGACGCTTTTGATCCGGACGACGGCGTCCCACATCTCGACGTACTCGCCCTTCTGGAGCTTGGCCCTGGACAGGCCGAAGCTCCAGCGCGGATTGGGCTGGGTGCAGGCGGTCAGGCGGGCCTTCCTCAGGGCATAGACGTCGGCCTGCCGGCGCTCGAACGTCTCGGCTTCGAAGAGGATGGAGGGCTCGACCAGGCCGGAGGCCCGTTCGATCGTCCCCCGGCCCGTCCCGAGGTTGTAGAAGGCGCGCTCGGCCCGGACGACCTCGCCGGACGCCTGGACGACGACGTTGCCTTCGGCCCGGACATCCTTGGTTTCGAGATCGTACTCGACGCGGTCGGCGAAAACCAGGACGTCGCCGTAATGGACCTCGACGTCTCCGGCCGCGTAGACGCGCTCGCCGGCCCGCTGCTGGCTTCGGGACAGGATCCGGACCTCCGTCGCGGAGCCCGGCCCGGGCGCGGCGGGCGACACGGGCGGCACGGCGGTCGAAGTGGATTGACCGAAGAGAACGGGCGGACGCGGCATCCCGGTCAGGCATAGCGCGACGGCCAGGGCAGGGAGGAATATCCGCCGGGGGCAAGACTCCATCGGCTGATTTGTAGCACAGGAAAAAGGGAGAAGCAAACAGGCCTGACGGGGGGCGGCCTGGTCAGCAATGGGCGGAATTCCGGGACATGACCCTTTTCTCCAGAAAAGGGATCGTGTCCCGCGAATTCCGTGTCCGTCAGGACTCGGGCGGGTCGTCCTTCAATTCCTTCTTCAGCGCCCGGAACAGGCTCAGGAGCCCCGAGGCGACGCCGAGGACGGTGAAGATGAGCAGGAGCCAGGGCGCCGTGCCCAGCCAGCGGTCAAGGAAATAGCCCATGAACAGTCCCACGGCGATCGATGACGGCAGGATCAGGCCGATCGAGGTCAGCTCGGCCAGCCGCCGGAAATCCGGGCCGTGGGGCTTCTTCTCCATCTCCATCAGGCGGCCTCCGTACCCCGGCCCCGGGCCGTATCCTTCGCGGCCCCGGGCTTGGCCGCCCAGGCCCCGCCCTCGTTGACCAGCGCGTTCCAGCCGAAGCCGAAGCCGAAGGCCAGGCAGAAGAGCTTGAAGAACGCCTCGAAGTCCCGGCCGCCGGCGCCGGCCTCGAACTTGGGGAAGATGACCAGGGCCAGGATCAGCCCGACGGCCAGCGAGGCCAGGGCCGAATAGAGGTAGCGGCGGTTGAAGCCGCGGACCCGGCCGCCCTTCACCTGTCGCAGCCAGGGCAGGACCGTCCGGGCCAGGATGCCGGCCAGCAGCCCCGCGAATTTTACCAGGAATTCCGTCGACATGGCGTCTCTCCTCCCGGGCGCGCTGTCATTCCCGGGCTTATTCTCGGAAAGGAGCCGGAAGAAGTCAAGGAAGCGCGCCCCACTCCCTAATACGTGCTTTCGCCGGGATCGGCGGGACATGCTATAATCCGGATGTCATGACGATCGAGGAGCAAGGCCTGTCCGAAGACCGCTTGCTGCGGCGCATCCCCTTCGAGATCGCCGGCCTGGCGGCCGTCCTGGCCGTCCCGGCCGCCCTGCTTTTCGACGCCGCGACCGGCATCTTCTTCTTCGCCGGCGGGCTCTTTTCGGCCCTCGGCTTCCTCTGGCTCAAGCAGTCGCTGACCCGCTTGCTGGCCAAGGGCGAGCGGGGCGCGCGCCGCTCCGGCATCCTTCTCTACGCCCTCCGGCTCGTGTTGATTTGCGCCGTCTTTTTCCTTATAATTTTATTCTATCCGAAGAAGCTACTCGCTTTCGTCGCGGGCTTCTCCGCGGTCGTGCCGGTAACGCTCATCGAGGCCGTGCGGGGTCTTCTTCGCGTGAAAACATGGAAGGTTTAGAGCACAGCCTCTGGATCGTCGAGGCCTTCAACCGCGTCTTCGGCCCGCCCGTCGCCGCGCTGCTCGGCCTCTTCGGCCTCAAGGTCGATCCTTTCCACGCCATCCCCGATTACCTGGTCATGATCATCATCGTGGCCGTCGTCGTCCCGGTCCTTCTCCGGCTCCTCGCCCGCAAGCCGGACGTGGTGCCGAGCCGGCGCCAGACCGTGGCCGAGATGATCGTCCAGCTGTTCGAGGGCATCGTCACCGACGCCATGGGCCCGGAAGGCCGCAAGTACGTCCCTGTCGTCGGCGGGGTCGGGCTGTTCATCTTCGCCAGCAACATGATCGGCCTCATCCCCGGCTTCATGTCGCCGACGAGCAAGCTCAACGTCACGGTCGGCTGCGCCCTGGTCGTCTTCTTCTACTACCACGCCGAGGGGGTCAAGGCCCAGGGGATCAAGTACTTCAAGCAGTTCCTGGGCGAGATCCCGGCCCTGGCCCCGCTGATGCTGCCGATCGAGATCATCAGCCATTTCTCCCGGCCGGTCTCCCTGTCGATGCGGCTTTTCTGCAACATCTTCGCCGAGGAGCTGCTGATCCTGATCATGGCCTCGATCGTCCCCTTCCTGCTGCCGCTGCCGTTCATGGCCCTGTCCATCTTCACCTCGGTCATCCAGGCCTACGTCTTCGTCCTGCTCTCCTGCGTCTATCTCGCGGGCGCCGTCGCCCATGAACACGAGCACTCAAACTAAAGGAGTTCGTCCATGTCCAAGAGAGTCAAAGCCCTGTGGTTGATGGCCTTCGGCGTCGCCCTCACGGCCCTGCCTGCCCTGGCCCAGGAAGGCGGCCCGGCCGAGCTGGCCAAGCCCCGGGCCGACCTGTTCAAGCTGTCTCTCATCGTCGGCGGCGCCGTCATCACCCTGGCGGTCATCGCCGGCGCCATCTGCCAGTCCAGGGCCATCTGCTCAGCCTGCGAGGGGATCTCCCGCAACCCGTCCGGCGCCCCCGCCATCCGCGGCCTGCTCATCCTGGGCCTCGTCCTGATCGAGACCCTGGTCATTTACGCCCTGCTCATCACCATCATCATCCTGATGGTCCAGTGGGGCAAGTACGTCTGAGCCTGAGACCCGAGGGCCGAGGCCCATCAGACCCCGGAGCGGATGACGCGATCGACGCTTTCGCTCATCGCCGCGTCCTTCAGGCGGTTCAACGGGGACAAGTGTTGGACCTCGGCCGTCGTCATCTCGTATTTCTCGCTCCTCTGCAGCGTCCCCCTGATCGCCCTGTTCTTCGCCGCCGCCGGGCGGTTCCTGGGCGACACGGAGATGGCCCTGCGGAGCCTGAACATCTTCACGGATGAGTTCTTCGCCCGGCTCGACCCGGGCTTCTTCAAGAGTCTCGCGGGCCTGACCGGTGCGGCTCGCGATCTCGGGCTCTTCGGCGTCATCGGCTCGCTCGTCTCGGCCTCGTTCCTGTTCTCGAGCCTGATCAGCGCGATCAACCAGATCTTCCGGACGACCTACCACCGGTCCTTCATCTACAACCGGCTGATCGAGTTCATGATGATGGCCGTCGTCGGCGTCTTCATGCTCTTTTCCCTGGCCATGACGGCTGCCTGGACGGCCATCGGCCAGGCCATCGAGAAGAGCGGCCTGGCGGTCGCGACCCTCAATCCCGAGGCCCTGAAGGCCCTCAACAACGTCTTCCTGAAATACCTGATCCCCTATTTCCTGACCTTCCTGATGTTCTTCATCCTGTACAAGTTCATCCCGGAGGTCAAGGTCCACACCCGGGCCGGGACCATCCCGGCCCTTATCGCCGCCCTGATCTTCGAGGTCTTCAAGCGGGCTTTCGCCTTCTACGTCGTCCACTTTTCCGCGGTCGGCATCGTCCTGAGCAAGCTCCTGCAGGGCACGCTGACCTCGGTCCTTTTCTTCGTGCTCTGGGTGACCTCGTCGATGATCATCCTGCTCTGGGGCGCGGAGCTGGCCGCCCTGCTCAACGAGAAGTACGACGCGGCGGCCGCCGCGAAAGCGCGGAAAACCCCTCCGCCCGCCCTCAAAACGGCCTGAGAAGGTTTCCCCGGCAGGAATCCTGGAAACGGGAGAAGAACCTTGTTCCCCCCGGAAACCGTCCGGATCGCGACGGAACGGCCCGGAGGAACGCCTCGGAGCGGGCGTTTTCGGCGATCAGATGTGCTTGTTGATCAGGTCGACGAGCTTGGCCTTGGGCAAAACTCCGACCGCTTTATCTTTCAGCTCCCCGCCCTTGAACAGGATCAGGGTCGGGATGGCCATGATGCCGTAGGTCTGCGGCGTCCGGGGGTTCTCGTCCACGTTCATCTTGACGACCTTGAGCTTGCCCTTGTGGGCCTCGGCGATCTCCTCGACCACGGGGCCGATCATCATGCAGGGGCCGCACCAGGGAGCCCAGAAATCCACCAGGACGGGCAGGTCGGACTTGAGCACCTCGGCGTCGAAGCTGGCGTCGGTTCCGGTCAGAATGGCGTCGGACATGAGCGCGTCTCCAATTCCTAGCACTTTGGTAGTATTTGAATTCCAATCATAGCGGCCGGCCGGCGCGTTGTCAAGCGGACGGCCTCGCTCCCGCGCCCAGCCTGGTATCCGAAGGCCATCCTTTATTAACCTTCCCCTCCACAGTCGGCGGACAGGGTCTATGATGCCGGGCCTATAACGATCATCATTCGGCCCAGCCGAGCTTTTCCTTGACCAAGTCGTAGTAGCTGCGGCGGGGCGACGTGACGAGCTGGAGATCGAACGGCGCCTTGCGGATCTCGACCACGTCGTTGCGGACCATGACCCCGCCGCGCTGGCCGTCGAAGGTCACGTGTACCTCTTCCCCTCCCGTCAGCAGCCGGACGCTGATCGTCGACTCCGAAGGCACGGCCAGGGGCCGGAGGGACAGGGTGTGGGGGCAGATCGGCGTCACGAGGATGGCCGGGACCTGGGGGTGGACGATCGGCCCTCCGGCCGAGAGCGAGTAGGCCGTCGAGCCCGTCGGCGTGGCGACGATCAGGCCGTCGGCCTTGAGGTCGGCCACGTCCCGGCCGTCGATGATCAGGGCCATCTCGATCATGCGGGCCTTGGCCCCCTTGGTGATGACGACGTCGTTCAGGCAGAATCCCGCCGCCGAGGAGGTCCGGGCCTCGAGGAGCCCGCGGGAGCTGACCAGGGACGCATCCCCGCCGAGGAACCTGTCGAGCGTCGGCGCGACCTCGGTGACCGGGATCTCGGTCAGGAAGCCCAGGCGGCCCAGGTTGACGCCCATGACCGGGACTCCCGCCCGGGCGGCGTGGTGGGCCACGCTGAGGAGCGTGCCGTCGCCGCCGAGGACGACGACCAGGTCCGAGGCCGCGGCGATGGCCGGGCGTTCCAGCCCGTCGGGGCGCCCGAGCTTCCGGGCCGCCACGTCCTCGAGAACGCAGGCGATGCCGCGGCCCTCGAAGTACTCGACCACGATCTTGAGGATGCCCTCGACCGAAGGGGCGTGGGGCTTGATGACGATGCCGGCCTTGCGCACGCTATTCATGGCGGACCGCCTCCTTGATCCATTCCGGGACGCGCTCGGCGTTGAGGGCCGGCGTTCCCTTGACCCACCAGGCGAAGAACTCGACGTTGCCCTTCTGTCCGTGCGTCGAGCAGCGGATGAGCCCCTTGAGACCGAAGCCCATCGCCCGGGCTTCCGCGACGGCGCGCTCGAGGACCGCGGCGTGGACCGCCGGGTCCCTGACTACGCCCTTCTTCCCGACGTCCTTCGGCCCGGCCTCGAACTGCGGCTTGATGAGCGAGACCAGGGTCCAGTCCCCGGGGACGGCCGCCAGGGCCGGCAGGATCTTGACGACCGAGATGAACGAGACGTCCATGGTGATGATGCCGGGCGGTTCGGGGATATCGGCCGGGGCGAGCGCCCGGGCGTTCTTCTCGATCGGGACGACCCGCGGGTCCTTAGACAGGTTCCAGTCGAGCTGCCTGGTATCGACGTCGACGGCGTAAACCCGGGCCGCGCCACGCTTCAGCAGGCAATCGACGAAGCCGCCGGTCGAGGCCCCGATATCGAGCCCGACAAGCCCCGTGACGTCGATGGCGAACCGCTCCAGGGCCTCCTGAAGCTTGAGGCCGCCGCGGCTGACGAAGGGAAGCGGATGCGCCACCTCGAGCGGCGCCCCGGCGTCGAGGAGTTCGCCCGGCTTGCCGACCGCCCGGCCGCCGCTCGTCACCAGGCCGGCCATGATCAGAGCCTGGGCTTTCTCCCGGCTGGGCGCGAGACCCCGGCCGGCCAGGAGCCTATCCGCGCGCTCTTTCACCGGCCCCTCCGGCGGGCGCCGCCCCGTAGAATTCCCGGATCCTCCGAACGATCCCCGCGACGTCGAGGCCGAGCCCGGCCCGGATCTCGTCGGACTTGCCCAGGGGGTAGGCCTCGACGGGCAGGCCGAGCGACATGAAGCGGATGCCGAACCGGCCCTCCCGGTCGAGGAGCCCGCGCACGGCGCTTCCGGCGCCGCCCTCGACGATTCCTTCCTCGAGGGTTACGACGGTCCGGCCGGGAGCCGCGAAGCGGAGGATGAGGTCGCGGTCGAGCGGCTGGACGAACCGGGCATTGGCCACGGCCAGGGAGATGCCCTCCTTCTCGAGCTCGCGGGCCGCTTCGAGCGCCGGGGCGGCCATCGTGCCCGCGGCGAAGAGGAGGTCGCGGCCGTCCTTGAGGAGCTCGCCCCGGCCCAGGGGCAGGACCTCGAGCGCCTCGTCCATCGGCACGCCCAGGCCCTTGGCCTTGGGGAAGCGGACCGAGGCCGGGTGCCCGTAGGCGAGGCCCGACCAGATCATGTGCTGGAGCTCGTTCTCGTCCTTGGGGGCCATGATGATCATGTTCGGCATCTGCCGCATGTAGGCCAGGTCGTTGACGCCCTGGTGCGTCGGCCCGTCGTCGGGCACGACCCCGGCCCGGTCGAGGGCGAAGACGACGGGCAGGTCCATCAGGGCGACGTCGTGGTAGATCTGGTCGTAGGCCCGCTGGAGGAAGGTCGAGTAGATGGCCACGACCGGCTTGAGCCCGGCCAAGGCCAGCCCGGCGGCGAAGGTCACGGCGTGCTGCTCGGCGATGCCGACGTCGAAGAACCGGTCCGGGAGCTTCTCGGAGAATTCCCGCAGGCCGGTGCCCTCGCCCATGGCCGCCGAGATGGCCAGGACCTTCGCGTCCTTCCGGGCGATCTTGATCATCGCCCCGCCGAACGCGCTCGAGAAGGACGGGCCCCAGTCCTTCTGCAGGGGCTCGCCGGTGGCCACCTTGAACGGCCCGAGGCCGTGGAATTTCTCCGGGTGGGTCCGGGCCGGCTGGAAGCCCTTGCCCTTCTGGGTTACGCACTGGATGAGGACGGGGCCGTCGATCGTCTTGGCCGTCTCGAAGGCGTCGACCAGGGACCGGATGTTGTGGCCGTGGACCGGCCCGATGTAGCGGATGCCCAGCTCCCGGAAGACATAGCCGGGGAAGAGCATCTTCTTGACCAGCTCCTCCATGGCCCGGCCGGCCTTGATGACATGGTCGCCCAGCCGCGGCACCTTCCGCAGGATCGACTTAGCCTGGTCCTTCATCCGGATGTAGCGGTGGCCGGAGACGAGGTAGGAAAAGTACTTCGACCAGGCCCCGACGTTGAGCGAGATGGACATCTCGTTGAAGTTCAGGACGATGATCAGCCGCTCGCGCAGGTGGCCGATCTGGTTGAGGGCTTCCAGGGCGACGCCGCCCGTCAGGCTGCCGTCGCCGACGACGGCGACCACGTGGTGCCTGTCCCCGGCCTTGTCGCGGGCCACGGCCAGGCCCAGGGCGGCCGACAGGGCCGTCGAGGCGTGGCCGGTGTTGAAGACGTCGTGCGCGCTCTCCTCTCGGCAGGGGAAGCCGAGGATGCCGCCGCGGCGCCGCAGCCCGCCGAAGCGGTCCTTGCGGCCGGTCAGTATCTTGTGGGTGTAGCACTGGTGGCCGACGTCCCAGACGATCTTGTCCCGGGGCGAGTCGAAGGCCAGGTGCAGGGCCAGGGTCAGCTCGACGGCGCCCAGGTTCGAGGCCAGGTGGCCTCCGTTCCGGGCCACCGTATCCAGGATGAGGGCGCGGATCTCCATGGCCAGGGTCGAGAGCTCCTCCGGCGAGAGCTTGCGCAGGTCGGCCGGCTCGCGGACGGAGTCAAGGATCTTGGCCATGGCCTGGCGCCGGGATCAGGCGTTCCCGCCCTCGTCCCCGGTCCCCTCGTCCTCGCCCGCCTCGGCCTCGAACTCCTCGGCCTTGAGCTTGCCCTGCTCGTCCTTGAGCAGGATCTCGACCTTGCGCTCGGCCTTGTCCAGCTCGCCGCGGAGGAAGCGCGACATCTTGACGCCCTTCTCGAACAGGGCCAGCGACTCGTTGAGGGAGATGCCGCCCTTCTCCAGCTTGGCCACGATCTGCTCGAGCTCGGCCAGGGCCTTCTCGAACGTCAGGTTGGTCATGATCCCTCCTTCAGGAACCGGGACTCCAGGAGCTTCTTGCGGTCGACCGAATCGACCCGGGCCCGGAACTCGCCCTTGAAGAACGTCACCTCGACGGTCTCGCCGGGCTCGATGTCCTCGATCCGGCGGGCCAGGCGCAGGCCCCCGTCCTTCCAGACGAGCGTGTAGCCCTTCTTGAGGACGGCCAGCGGGCTCAGGGCGTCGAGGGCGGCCGTCAGCCGGTCCCAGGACGCCCGGTGCTCGCCCAGGGTACGGCGCAGGACGTTGGCCAGCCTCTCGGCGGCCAGGAGCGCCGCGCCCTTGTGGGCGGCGATGGCCCGCTGCTCGCCCCGGATGACGTTCCGGCCCCGGGTCTCGAGGTCGTCGACCCTGCGGGCCAGGTTGGCCAGCCGGACCTGGAAGTTCTGGAAGATGCGGTGCCTGGCCAGCTCGTCGACCTCGCTCCGCCGGCGCTGGGCCCCGAAGCGGAGGCTGTCGGCCAGCCGCCGCGTCAGCGCCCCGATCCGCTCGGCGAAGGCCGCCTCGGTCTCGATGACCATCTCCGCGGCCGCCGAGGGCGTCGAGGCCCGGACGTCGGCGACGAAGTCGGCGATGGTGAAGTCGACCTCGTGGCCGACGGCGGAGATGACCGGCACGGGCGAGCGGGCGATGGCCCGGGCCACCGGCTCCTCGTTGAAGGCCCAGAGGTCCTCGATCGAGCCGCCGCCGCGGCCGACGATGAGGACGTCGATCCCCGGCCAGGCCCCCAGGGCGTCGACGCCTTCGACGATCTCGGCCGCCGCGCCCTCGCCCTGGACCCGGGCGGGATAGATGACGACGTGGAGCCTGGCGTAGCGGCGCTCGAGGATGCGCAGGATGTCGCGCAGGGCGGCGCCGGTCGGCGAGGTGACGACGCCGATCGTCTTCGGCCGGAGCGGCAGCTTCCTCTTGCGGGCCTCGTCGAACAGGCCCTCGGCCCGGAGCTTCTCCTTGAGCTGCTCGAAGGCGATCTGGAGCGCGCCCTTGCCCTTGGGCTCGACCAGATCGACGTAGAGCTGGTAGTCGCCGCGGGGCTCGTAGACGCTGACCTTGCCCCGGCAGACGACCTTCATCCCGTCCTTGAGCTCGAACGGGACCTTGCGGGCCGTCGACTGCCACATGACGGCCTTGATGACGCTCTTCTCGTCCTTGAGGCTGAAGAAAACGTGGCCCGAGGCGGCCTTCTTGTAGCCTGAGACCTCGCCTTCGACCCAGACCTGGGGCAGGGCCACCTCGAGCGCGGTCTTGACGATCTCGGTGACCTGCGAGACCGTGTAGACATGGTCCTTGACGACCAGGCCCTCAGTCTTCGTGACCGTCCTCCGCCAGGATCTCCCGGACGATCGACCGGGCCCGGCCGGTCTCCGGGTCGATCGCGATGTAGACGCCCGACAGGAACAGGCCGTCTTTCGACGGCTCGAAGCGCTGCGGCCGGGAGGTCAGGAAGCGGGCCAGGGCCTGCTCGCGGGCCATGCCGATGACCGCGTTGCGGCCGCCGACCATGCCGGCATCGGTGATGTAGGCCGTCCCCTGGGGCAGGACCCGCTCGTCCGCCGTCGGGACATGGGTGTGCGTGCCCAGGACGGCCGAAACCCGGCCGTCGAGGTGCCAGCCGAGGGCCTGCTTCTCGGAGGTGGCCTCGGCGTGGAAATCGACGATGATGATCGGGGTCACGGCCCGCAGGGCCGCGACCTCCTCGTCGGCCCGCTTGAACGGGCAGTCGATGGGCTCCATGAAGACCCGCCCCTGCAGGCTTAGGACGGCCGCCTTGAGCCCGTCGGCCGCCTGGAAGATGTAGGACGAGCGGCCGGGATTGACCGGCGGATAGTTGGCCGGCCGCAGGAGCCGCGGCTCGCGCTCGAGGTAGGGCAGGGCGTCCTTCTTGTCCCAGATGTGGTTGCCCGAGGTCAGGACGTCGACGTGCATGAACAGGTCCTTGCCGATGTCCTCGGTGATGCCGCTGCCGCCGGCAGAATTCTCGCCGTTGGCGACGACGATGGACGGCCTGTACTTCTTGACGAGGCCGGGCAGGAACTTCTCCAGGGCCCGCCGCCCCGGCCGGCCCATGATGTCGCCAAGGAAGAGGCAGCCGAACTCAGCGGGCATATTCGACCGCCCTCATCTCGCGGATGACCGTGACCTTGATCTGGCCGGGGTAGTCGAGCTCGGCCTTGATCTTGGCCGCCGTGTCCTTGGCCAGCAGGGCCGCCTTGTCGTCCGAGACCTTGAGGGCTTCGACGATGATGCGGATCTCGCGGCCGGCCTGCAAGGCGAAGGCCTTGGAGACGCCCTCGAACGAGCTGGCGATCTCCTCGAGCTTCTCCAGCCGCTGGATGTAGGTCTCCAGCAGCTCGCGCCGGGCCCCGGGCCGGGCGGCCGAGAGCGTGTCGGCGGCCTGGACGAGGACGGCCTCGATGGACGGGAAGTCGACGTCGCGGTGGTGCGAGGCGATGGCCTGGACGACCCTCTCCGACTCGCCGTACTTCTTGGCCAGCTCGACGCCGAGCTCGGTGTGCGTCCCCTCGACGTCCCGGTCGACGGCCTTGCCGATGTCGTGGAGCAGGCCGGCCCGCAGGGCGACGTTGGTGTCTAGGCCGATCTCGCGGGCCATCATGGCCGCGAGCATGGCCACTTCCTTGGTGTGCTGGAGGACGTTCTGGCCGTAGCTCGTCCGGTACTTGAGCTTGCCCAGGAGCTTGATCAGCTCGGGATGGATGTCCCGGACCTTGAGCTCCAGGACGGCCGATTCGCCCTCCTGCTTGATCTTCTGCTCGAGGTCGGCCTTGACCGACTCGACGATGTCCTCGATGCGGGCCGGGTGGATGCGCCCGTCGGTGACCAGCTTCTGGATGGACAGGCGCGCCAGCTCGCGGCGGATGGGGTCGAAGCTCGACAGGATGACCGCCTCCGGCGTGTCGTCGACGATGATGTCGACGCCGGTGGCCATCTCCAGGGCCCGGATGTTCCGGCCCTCGCGGCCGATGATCCGCCCCTTCATGTCGTCCGACGGCAGGTCGACGACCGAGACCGTGGTCTCGGTGACGTGCTCGGCGGCGGAGCGCTGGATGGCGTTGGTGATGATCTCCCGGGCCGAGACGGCGGCCTTTTCCCTGGTCTCGTCCTCGATCCGTCGGACCGTGGCGATGGCTTCGAGCCGGGCCTCGTCCTCGATCTTCTTGATCAGCGTGGCCTTGGCCTCTTCCTGGGTCATGCCGGAGATCCGCTCGAGCTCCTGGAGGCCCTTCTGGATGGCCTCGGCGATCTTGGCCTCCTCGACCTCGAGGTCCTTTTCCGTCTGGGTGAGCTTGCGCTCCTTCTGGGAGAGATCGCGCTCCTTGCGCTCGACCGACTGGAACCGCCGCTCCAGGTTCTCCTCCTTGCTGAGCAGCCGGCGCTCGGTCTCGTTGATCTTCCGCTGCTTCTCCCGGTTCTGGGCCTCGAATTCGTTCTGGCGGACCAGGTCTTTTTCGCGGGCCTCGATGCCCGCTTCCCTCTTGATCTTCTCCCCGTCCTCACGGGCCCG
Protein-coding regions in this window:
- the rny gene encoding ribonuclease Y, with the translated sequence MASLGTIVSIVVIAVLAVAVAVLLLRRQSASRKAAEAEEQARIILERAREDGEKIKREAGIEAREKDLVRQNEFEAQNREKQRKINETERRLLSKEENLERRFQSVERKERDLSQKERKLTQTEKDLEVEEAKIAEAIQKGLQELERISGMTQEEAKATLIKKIEDEARLEAIATVRRIEDETREKAAVSAREIITNAIQRSAAEHVTETTVSVVDLPSDDMKGRIIGREGRNIRALEMATGVDIIVDDTPEAVILSSFDPIRRELARLSIQKLVTDGRIHPARIEDIVESVKADLEQKIKQEGESAVLELKVRDIHPELIKLLGKLKYRTSYGQNVLQHTKEVAMLAAMMAREIGLDTNVALRAGLLHDIGKAVDRDVEGTHTELGVELAKKYGESERVVQAIASHHRDVDFPSIEAVLVQAADTLSAARPGARRELLETYIQRLEKLEEIASSFEGVSKAFALQAGREIRIIVEALKVSDDKAALLAKDTAAKIKAELDYPGQIKVTVIREMRAVEYAR
- a CDS encoding TIGR00282 family metallophosphoesterase, producing MPAEFGCLFLGDIMGRPGRRALEKFLPGLVKKYRPSIVVANGENSAGGSGITEDIGKDLFMHVDVLTSGNHIWDKKDALPYLEREPRLLRPANYPPVNPGRSSYIFQAADGLKAAVLSLQGRVFMEPIDCPFKRADEEVAALRAVTPIIIVDFHAEATSEKQALGWHLDGRVSAVLGTHTHVPTADERVLPQGTAYITDAGMVGGRNAVIGMAREQALARFLTSRPQRFEPSKDGLFLSGVYIAIDPETGRARSIVREILAEDGHED
- the xseB gene encoding exodeoxyribonuclease VII small subunit, with the protein product MTNLTFEKALAELEQIVAKLEKGGISLNESLALFEKGVKMSRFLRGELDKAERKVEILLKDEQGKLKAEEFEAEAGEDEGTGDEGGNA
- the xseA gene encoding exodeoxyribonuclease VII large subunit, which translates into the protein MVVKDHVYTVSQVTEIVKTALEVALPQVWVEGEVSGYKKAASGHVFFSLKDEKSVIKAVMWQSTARKVPFELKDGMKVVCRGKVSVYEPRGDYQLYVDLVEPKGKGALQIAFEQLKEKLRAEGLFDEARKRKLPLRPKTIGVVTSPTGAALRDILRILERRYARLHVVIYPARVQGEGAAAEIVEGVDALGAWPGIDVLIVGRGGGSIEDLWAFNEEPVARAIARSPVPVISAVGHEVDFTIADFVADVRASTPSAAAEMVIETEAAFAERIGALTRRLADSLRFGAQRRRSEVDELARHRIFQNFQVRLANLARRVDDLETRGRNVIRGEQRAIAAHKGAALLAAERLANVLRRTLGEHRASWDRLTAALDALSPLAVLKKGYTLVWKDGGLRLARRIEDIEPGETVEVTFFKGEFRARVDSVDRKKLLESRFLKEGS
- the dxs gene encoding 1-deoxy-D-xylulose-5-phosphate synthase, with the protein product MAKILDSVREPADLRKLSPEELSTLAMEIRALILDTVARNGGHLASNLGAVELTLALHLAFDSPRDKIVWDVGHQCYTHKILTGRKDRFGGLRRRGGILGFPCREESAHDVFNTGHASTALSAALGLAVARDKAGDRHHVVAVVGDGSLTGGVALEALNQIGHLRERLIIVLNFNEMSISLNVGAWSKYFSYLVSGHRYIRMKDQAKSILRKVPRLGDHVIKAGRAMEELVKKMLFPGYVFRELGIRYIGPVHGHNIRSLVDAFETAKTIDGPVLIQCVTQKGKGFQPARTHPEKFHGLGPFKVATGEPLQKDWGPSFSSAFGGAMIKIARKDAKVLAISAAMGEGTGLREFSEKLPDRFFDVGIAEQHAVTFAAGLALAGLKPVVAIYSTFLQRAYDQIYHDVALMDLPVVFALDRAGVVPDDGPTHQGVNDLAYMRQMPNMIIMAPKDENELQHMIWSGLAYGHPASVRFPKAKGLGVPMDEALEVLPLGRGELLKDGRDLLFAAGTMAAPALEAARELEKEGISLAVANARFVQPLDRDLILRFAAPGRTVVTLEEGIVEGGAGSAVRGLLDREGRFGIRFMSLGLPVEAYPLGKSDEIRAGLGLDVAGIVRRIREFYGAAPAGGAGERARG